From the Fusobacterium varium genome, one window contains:
- a CDS encoding FAD-binding protein: MKYDIIFLGGGQAGVFGAYEAVEKKDGVKVLVIDKGRMLKNRVCPKETLGNCVNCPTCSIIYGVSGAGAFSDSKFNMDYRVGGDVHTVTGKKVVNDTIQYVVDIYRKFGFNEQPAGLNYNATMEKIKKGCIENGIQLVDTPTMHLGTDGSRKLYSELIDYLLSKGVEFVTEREIESLIVEDEKIKGVVVTHKGEKEEYYSDNVVIGMGRSGAQKMMDLCKEHNIKYENGAIDIGVRAEIPDIIMKEINENFYEAKMIYYSRNYRDKMRTFCSNPSGFIAAEKYEDDFVLANGHAYKDKKSTNTNLALLCTKKFTQPFNQPFEYATAIAKMSSMLTGGKLLVQSYADLKAGRRSTDEKLSRLNIVPTTEDYVAGDIALACPQRLLDNIMEFIEVLDKITPGFASGDLLLYFPEIKFRSTRIAINKDMETSIKGLYAAGDSSGYGSGLNIAAVMGILAVRDILTKI; encoded by the coding sequence GTGAAATATGATATTATCTTTTTAGGAGGCGGACAAGCTGGAGTTTTTGGAGCTTACGAAGCTGTTGAAAAAAAAGATGGGGTAAAGGTTTTAGTTATAGACAAGGGACGTATGTTAAAAAATAGAGTTTGTCCTAAAGAAACTTTAGGTAATTGTGTAAATTGTCCAACTTGTTCTATAATATATGGTGTAAGTGGAGCTGGAGCATTTTCAGACTCAAAATTCAATATGGATTATAGAGTTGGAGGAGATGTTCATACAGTAACTGGTAAAAAAGTAGTTAATGATACTATTCAATATGTTGTAGATATATATAGAAAATTTGGATTTAATGAGCAACCAGCTGGTCTTAATTACAATGCAACAATGGAGAAAATAAAAAAAGGTTGTATAGAAAATGGAATTCAATTAGTTGATACTCCAACAATGCATTTAGGAACAGATGGATCTAGAAAACTTTATTCAGAACTGATAGACTATCTATTGAGTAAAGGGGTAGAGTTTGTTACAGAAAGAGAGATTGAAAGTTTAATAGTTGAAGATGAAAAGATAAAAGGGGTTGTTGTAACTCACAAAGGTGAAAAAGAGGAGTACTATTCTGACAATGTTGTAATTGGAATGGGAAGAAGTGGAGCTCAAAAAATGATGGATCTTTGTAAGGAGCACAATATTAAATATGAAAATGGAGCTATTGATATTGGAGTGAGAGCAGAGATTCCTGATATTATTATGAAAGAGATCAATGAAAACTTCTATGAAGCAAAGATGATCTATTATTCAAGAAACTATAGAGATAAGATGAGAACTTTCTGTAGTAATCCAAGTGGATTTATAGCTGCTGAAAAATATGAAGATGATTTTGTATTAGCAAATGGTCATGCTTATAAGGATAAAAAATCTACAAATACAAACTTGGCACTACTTTGTACTAAAAAATTTACTCAACCATTTAACCAACCATTTGAATATGCCACAGCCATAGCTAAAATGTCATCAATGTTAACTGGTGGTAAACTATTGGTTCAATCATATGCTGACTTAAAAGCTGGAAGAAGATCAACTGATGAAAAACTTTCAAGATTGAATATCGTTCCAACTACTGAAGATTATGTAGCTGGAGATATAGCTTTAGCATGCCCTCAAAGATTATTAGATAATATTATGGAGTTTATTGAAGTATTAGATAAAATAACTCCAGGATTTGCTTCTGGAGATCTATTACTTTACTTCCCAGAGATAAAATTTAGAAGTACAAGAATAGCAATAAATAAAGATATGGAAACAAGTATAAAAGGATTATATGCAGCTGGAGATAGTTCAGGATATGGAAGTGGACTTAATATAGCAGCAGTAATGGGAATATTAGCTGTAAGAGATATATTAACTAAAATTTAA
- the pta gene encoding phosphate acetyltransferase, whose amino-acid sequence MSFLVKIREKARTVGKRVVLPEGTDERVITAAAKIVELGVAKPIVLGHKEDMERVANDLGISLKGVEIIEIAKSDRVDAYATKFAELRAKKGMTYEKAREIMTKDPNFYGAMMVKMGDADAMVSGSDSPTADVLRAGLQVIGTKKGIKTVSSMFVMELTERQDTYGEVLLFGDCSVIPVPTSEQLADIAEASVVTAKSVVGMEGKVALLTFSTKGSASHPDIDVVIEAGKILEERGVKFPFIAEVQADAAIVKSVAMKKCPDSKVAGTANILVFPNLAAGNIGYKLVQRLAGANAYGPLIQGLASPINDLSRGCSVDDIVNLVAITAVQAAE is encoded by the coding sequence TTGAGTTTTTTAGTTAAAATAAGAGAAAAAGCAAGAACAGTAGGAAAAAGAGTTGTATTACCAGAAGGAACAGATGAAAGAGTAATAACTGCTGCTGCTAAAATAGTAGAGCTAGGAGTTGCTAAACCAATAGTTTTAGGACATAAAGAAGATATGGAAAGAGTTGCTAATGACTTAGGAATCTCTTTAAAAGGTGTAGAAATAATAGAAATAGCTAAATCAGACAGAGTTGATGCTTATGCAACAAAATTTGCTGAATTAAGAGCTAAAAAAGGAATGACTTACGAAAAAGCAAGAGAAATCATGACAAAAGATCCTAACTTCTATGGAGCTATGATGGTAAAAATGGGAGATGCTGACGCAATGGTATCAGGTTCAGATTCTCCTACAGCTGACGTATTAAGAGCAGGATTACAAGTAATAGGAACTAAAAAAGGAATTAAAACAGTATCTTCTATGTTCGTTATGGAACTTACTGAAAGACAAGATACTTATGGAGAAGTATTATTATTTGGAGACTGTTCAGTTATCCCAGTTCCAACTTCAGAACAATTAGCAGATATAGCTGAAGCTTCAGTTGTAACAGCTAAAAGTGTTGTAGGAATGGAAGGAAAAGTAGCTTTACTTACTTTCTCTACAAAAGGATCAGCTAGTCACCCTGATATCGATGTAGTTATCGAAGCAGGAAAAATCCTAGAAGAAAGAGGAGTTAAATTCCCATTCATAGCAGAAGTACAAGCTGACGCTGCTATAGTAAAATCAGTAGCAATGAAAAAATGTCCAGATTCTAAAGTAGCAGGAACTGCTAATATTTTAGTATTCCCTAACCTAGCAGCAGGAAACATTGGATATAAATTAGTTCAAAGATTAGCTGGGGCAAATGCATATGGTCCATTAATTCAAGGACTAGCTTCTCCAATCAACGACTTATCAAGAGGATGTTCAGTAGATGACATCGTTAACCTAGTAGCTATAACTGCAGTACAAGCAGCTGAATAA
- the yqeH gene encoding ribosome biogenesis GTPase YqeH, protein MGKKCIGCGIELQSEDVNKGGYLPAAKLEEPGDHYCQRCFKIKNYGKYMPVRMNKDDYRREVQEAMQYSKLAIAVFDIIDFEGSFDDEILDVLREMDSIVVINKLDLIPDDKHPSEVADWVKDRLAEEGIAPLDIAIVSSKNGYGINGIFKKIKHFYPDGVEALVLGVTNVGKSSIVNRLLGAKKVTVSKYPGTTLKSVKNQIPHTNIFLIDTPGLIPDGRISDLVCEECNLKMVPSGEISRKTFKVKKGRALIIGDLLWFRVINEDEVTPIFSLYAAKDVTFHETNVEKLKELLAGERSDLFFPPCEKCRDTYKNLDMIKKKVKIQAGEELVFKGLGWISVKRGPLEIEITLPKKAGIIVRDAFIKPKR, encoded by the coding sequence ATGGGAAAAAAATGTATTGGTTGTGGGATCGAATTACAAAGTGAAGATGTAAATAAAGGTGGATATCTACCAGCTGCTAAATTAGAAGAGCCTGGAGATCACTATTGTCAAAGATGTTTTAAAATAAAAAACTATGGTAAATATATGCCAGTTAGAATGAATAAAGATGATTATAGAAGAGAAGTTCAAGAGGCTATGCAATACTCTAAATTAGCAATAGCAGTTTTTGATATTATTGACTTTGAAGGATCTTTTGATGATGAGATACTAGATGTACTTAGAGAGATGGACTCAATAGTAGTAATCAATAAGCTAGATCTTATTCCAGATGATAAACACCCTTCTGAAGTTGCTGATTGGGTAAAAGATAGATTGGCTGAAGAGGGAATAGCACCATTGGATATAGCTATAGTAAGTAGTAAAAATGGTTATGGAATCAATGGAATATTTAAAAAGATAAAACATTTCTATCCTGATGGAGTAGAGGCTCTTGTTTTAGGAGTTACAAATGTTGGAAAGTCAAGTATAGTAAATAGACTTTTAGGAGCAAAAAAAGTAACAGTTTCTAAATATCCAGGGACAACATTGAAAAGTGTAAAAAACCAAATTCCTCATACAAATATATTTTTAATAGATACTCCAGGACTTATTCCAGATGGAAGAATATCTGACTTAGTATGTGAAGAGTGTAATTTAAAAATGGTACCTTCAGGAGAGATATCAAGAAAAACATTTAAGGTAAAAAAAGGAAGAGCTTTAATAATAGGAGATCTATTATGGTTTAGAGTGATAAATGAAGATGAGGTAACACCTATTTTCTCACTTTATGCTGCTAAAGATGTAACTTTCCATGAAACTAATGTAGAAAAATTAAAAGAGTTATTAGCAGGAGAAAGAAGTGATCTTTTCTTCCCACCATGTGAGAAATGTAGAGATACTTATAAAAATTTGGATATGATTAAGAAAAAAGTTAAAATTCAAGCTGGAGAAGAGTTAGTATTTAAAGGATTAGGATGGATATCTGTAAAAAGAGGTCCTTTAGAAATAGAGATTACTTTACCTAAAAAAGCTGGAATAATAGTTAGAGATGCCTTTATTAAACCAAAAAGATAG
- a CDS encoding acetate kinase, with amino-acid sequence MKVLVINCGSSSLKYQLMNPETKEVFAKGLCERIGIDGSRMEYEVPAKDFEIEIKKPMPTHKEALELVIDAITDKEHGVIASVEEVDAIGHRLVHGGETFACSVLLNEEVMAAVEENNDLAPLHNPANLMGVRTCMALMPGKPNVGVFDTAFHQTMPAKAFMYALPYEDYKELKVRKYGFHGTSHLYVSETMREIMGNPEHSKIIVCHLGNGASMSAVLDGKCIDTSMGLTPLQGLMMGTRCGDIDPAAVLFIKNKRGLSDKEMDNRLNKQSGILGIFGKSSDCRDMENGVAEGDERAKLAEEMFIYKIKSYVGAYAAAMGGVDAICFAGGIGENAAGIRAGVCEGLEYMGVKLDKEVNSVRKKGNVKLSTEDSKVLIYKIPTNEELVIARDTYRIVTEK; translated from the coding sequence ATGAAAGTTTTGGTAATAAACTGTGGAAGTTCATCACTAAAATATCAATTAATGAATCCTGAAACTAAAGAAGTTTTTGCAAAAGGACTTTGTGAAAGAATAGGAATAGATGGATCAAGAATGGAATATGAAGTTCCAGCTAAAGATTTTGAAATAGAAATAAAAAAACCAATGCCAACTCATAAAGAAGCACTAGAATTAGTAATTGATGCAATTACTGATAAAGAACACGGAGTTATCGCTTCTGTTGAAGAAGTAGATGCTATTGGACACAGATTAGTACACGGAGGAGAAACTTTTGCTTGTTCAGTATTACTAAACGAAGAAGTAATGGCTGCAGTAGAAGAAAATAACGATTTAGCACCTCTTCACAACCCAGCTAACTTAATGGGAGTTAGAACTTGTATGGCTCTTATGCCTGGAAAACCAAATGTAGGAGTATTCGACACTGCATTCCACCAAACAATGCCAGCAAAAGCATTTATGTATGCTTTACCATATGAAGATTATAAAGAATTAAAAGTAAGAAAATATGGATTCCACGGAACATCTCACTTATATGTTTCTGAAACAATGAGAGAGATCATGGGAAATCCTGAGCATTCAAAAATCATCGTTTGCCATCTAGGAAATGGAGCTTCAATGTCAGCTGTACTTGATGGAAAATGTATAGATACTTCAATGGGACTTACTCCATTACAAGGATTAATGATGGGAACTAGATGTGGAGATATCGATCCTGCAGCAGTTCTATTCATTAAAAATAAAAGAGGATTATCTGATAAAGAAATGGATAACAGATTAAACAAACAATCTGGAATTCTTGGAATATTTGGAAAATCATCTGACTGTAGAGATATGGAAAATGGAGTAGCTGAAGGAGACGAAAGAGCTAAATTAGCTGAAGAGATGTTCATCTACAAAATTAAATCATATGTTGGAGCTTATGCAGCTGCAATGGGTGGAGTAGACGCTATCTGTTTTGCTGGAGGAATCGGAGAAAATGCTGCTGGAATTAGAGCAGGAGTTTGTGAAGGATTAGAATACATGGGAGTTAAATTAGATAAAGAAGTTAACTCTGTAAGAAAGAAAGGAAATGTAAAACTTTCTACTGAAGATTCAAAAGTTTTAATCTATAAAATCCCTACAAATGAAGAGCTAGTAATAGCAAGAGATACATATAGAATAGTTACAGAAAAATAA
- the ftsY gene encoding signal recognition particle-docking protein FtsY, translating to MGFFSKLFKRDKKEEEKSNVTVAGVEISEILEENKGIKDEIKDKELDEKIADEIVENKAAEEVATENKEEKVEIVIKEEIKEEDKKEESKGFFASLKDKLFKSREGLFGKLKSFILGRDVIDYEMYEELEDILIQSDIGMDMTVKIVGALEKEVKKRGIKDPKDIYPVLKEVMEGFLIKEGNDIKIEDGKLNVILVVGVNGVGKTTTIGKLASKYIKDGKKVILGAGDTFRAAAIEQLEEWAKRSGAEIVKSTQGSDPGAVVFDTLSAAEARGADIAIIDTAGRLHNKNNLMKELEKIHNIIKKRLGDRHYESILVIDGTTGQNGLSQAKVFNEVTDLTGFIITKLDGTAKGGIVFSISEEIKKPIKFIGVGEKIEDLRKFDAKEYIRAIFD from the coding sequence ATGGGTTTTTTTAGTAAATTGTTTAAACGTGATAAGAAAGAGGAAGAGAAATCAAATGTAACAGTTGCAGGTGTTGAGATCTCTGAAATTCTTGAAGAGAATAAAGGAATAAAAGATGAAATTAAAGATAAAGAGCTAGATGAAAAAATAGCTGATGAAATTGTTGAAAATAAAGCAGCAGAAGAAGTAGCAACAGAGAATAAAGAAGAAAAAGTTGAAATAGTTATAAAAGAAGAGATTAAAGAGGAAGATAAAAAAGAGGAAAGTAAAGGATTTTTTGCTTCTTTAAAGGATAAACTATTTAAATCAAGAGAGGGACTTTTTGGAAAATTAAAATCTTTTATCTTAGGAAGAGATGTTATTGACTATGAGATGTATGAAGAGTTAGAAGATATCTTAATACAATCTGATATAGGAATGGATATGACAGTAAAAATAGTTGGAGCTTTAGAAAAGGAAGTTAAAAAAAGAGGAATAAAAGATCCAAAAGATATATATCCAGTTCTTAAAGAGGTAATGGAAGGTTTCTTGATAAAAGAGGGAAATGATATAAAAATAGAAGATGGAAAATTAAATGTTATTTTAGTAGTTGGAGTTAATGGTGTTGGAAAAACAACAACAATTGGAAAATTAGCTTCAAAATATATAAAAGATGGTAAAAAGGTAATTTTAGGTGCTGGAGATACATTTAGAGCTGCTGCTATTGAGCAACTTGAAGAGTGGGCAAAAAGATCTGGTGCTGAAATAGTAAAAAGTACACAAGGTTCTGATCCTGGTGCTGTAGTTTTTGATACCTTATCTGCTGCTGAAGCAAGAGGAGCAGATATAGCTATTATAGATACAGCAGGAAGGCTTCATAATAAAAATAATCTAATGAAAGAGCTAGAAAAAATCCATAACATTATTAAAAAGAGATTAGGTGACAGACACTATGAATCTATTTTAGTAATAGATGGAACTACAGGTCAGAATGGACTTTCACAGGCAAAAGTTTTCAATGAAGTAACAGATTTAACAGGGTTTATCATAACTAAGCTAGATGGAACAGCTAAAGGGGGGATAGTGTTTAGTATATCTGAAGAGATCAAAAAGCCTATTAAATTCATAGGTGTTGGAGAAAAAATTGAAGATTTAAGAAAATTTGATGCTAAAGAATATATACGAGCTATATTTGACTAA